Proteins co-encoded in one Paraburkholderia terrae genomic window:
- a CDS encoding prepilin-type N-terminal cleavage/methylation domain-containing protein, whose translation MTRARLVSQRGQSLLEVLVAVAVTAVTVLGLVAVQLSIARDARAMSYRAQAALVADAIAEAARAPNPNDAAISQWRTRAANVLPKGDAALVAAAPIFPLPARHGPGGTTCRATRRIRAT comes from the coding sequence ATGACGCGCGCTCGTCTTGTCTCGCAGCGCGGTCAGAGCTTGCTTGAAGTGCTCGTCGCGGTGGCTGTCACGGCCGTCACCGTGCTTGGTCTAGTCGCCGTGCAATTGTCGATTGCACGAGACGCGCGTGCCATGTCTTATCGCGCGCAGGCTGCGCTCGTCGCCGATGCGATCGCCGAGGCGGCGCGCGCGCCGAATCCCAACGATGCGGCGATCTCGCAATGGAGAACGCGTGCAGCGAATGTGTTGCCGAAGGGGGATGCGGCACTAGTGGCGGCGGCGCCGATCTTTCCTTTGCCCGCGCGACATGGGCCTGGCGGGACAACATGCCGCGCAACGCGTCGAATCCGGGCGACATGA
- the ydfG gene encoding bifunctional NADP-dependent 3-hydroxy acid dehydrogenase/3-hydroxypropionate dehydrogenase YdfG: MIVFVTGASAGFGAAIARAFVKGGHRVVATARRKDRLQALADELGENLLPFELDVRDRAAVEAVPNALPADFAAVDVLVNNAGLALGLEPAQRAVLDDWTTMIDTNCMGLVQVTRAFLPGMIERSRGHVFNLGSVAAMYPYPGGNVYGATKAFVRQFSLNLRADLHGTPVRVTDIEPGLCGGTEFSNVRFRGDDEKAAGVYQNVQPLTAEDIADSIYWIATRPAHVNINTIELMPVAQSFAGLNIHRG, encoded by the coding sequence ATGATCGTGTTCGTCACAGGCGCGTCCGCAGGGTTCGGCGCCGCTATCGCCAGGGCTTTCGTCAAGGGCGGCCATCGCGTGGTCGCGACCGCGCGCCGCAAGGATCGCCTGCAGGCGCTCGCCGACGAGCTCGGCGAAAACCTTCTGCCCTTCGAACTGGATGTGCGCGACCGCGCAGCCGTCGAAGCCGTCCCCAACGCGCTGCCCGCCGACTTTGCCGCCGTCGACGTGCTCGTCAACAACGCCGGCCTCGCGCTCGGCCTTGAGCCCGCCCAGCGCGCCGTGCTCGACGACTGGACGACGATGATCGACACCAACTGCATGGGTCTCGTGCAGGTCACGCGGGCCTTTCTGCCGGGCATGATCGAGCGCAGTCGCGGGCATGTGTTCAATCTGGGGTCGGTGGCGGCCATGTACCCGTATCCGGGCGGCAACGTGTACGGCGCGACCAAGGCATTCGTGCGCCAGTTCAGCCTGAACCTGCGCGCCGACCTGCACGGCACGCCCGTTCGCGTGACGGACATCGAGCCGGGCCTGTGTGGCGGCACCGAGTTTTCGAACGTGCGTTTCCGCGGCGACGACGAGAAGGCTGCGGGCGTCTATCAGAACGTCCAGCCGCTCACAGCCGAAGACATCGCCGATTCGATCTACTGGATCGCGACGCGCCCCGCGCACGTCAACATCAATACGATCGAACTGATGCCTGTCGCGCAGTCGTTTGCGGGCCTGAACATCCACCGCGGCTAG
- a CDS encoding GspH/FimT family pseudopilin: MKRNAHTRRVGRGFTLFETLVVIALLAIVATLTVPSFVAWRVRDQVDARARALLSTLSYARGEALRRGARVTVCRIDAARRCLAAGQPCKTGVVDWSCGWAVMIERGGGFYPLRAQPDLAPVSIVGALTNLTFTPPAGQANGSFRSFDIGPRVESKATQGKDWRRCIRIAAGGRARIVDGACGAAA; this comes from the coding sequence ATGAAACGGAATGCTCATACGCGGCGCGTGGGCCGCGGGTTCACGCTGTTTGAAACGCTTGTCGTGATCGCGTTGCTCGCGATCGTCGCGACGTTGACGGTGCCGTCGTTCGTTGCGTGGCGCGTACGCGATCAGGTCGACGCGCGCGCCCGCGCGCTGTTGTCCACACTCAGTTACGCGCGCGGCGAGGCGTTGCGGCGCGGCGCGCGCGTGACCGTGTGCCGCATCGATGCCGCGCGGCGTTGTCTTGCGGCGGGACAGCCGTGCAAAACGGGTGTCGTCGACTGGTCTTGTGGATGGGCCGTGATGATCGAGCGTGGCGGCGGCTTCTATCCGTTGCGCGCGCAGCCCGATCTTGCGCCCGTCAGCATCGTTGGCGCGCTCACCAATCTCACTTTCACGCCACCCGCGGGCCAGGCCAACGGCAGCTTTCGCAGCTTCGATATCGGCCCGCGTGTCGAATCGAAGGCGACGCAAGGTAAGGACTGGCGACGCTGCATCCGCATCGCGGCGGGTGGGCGGGCGCGCATCGTCGACGGCGCGTGCGGAGCGGCGGCATGA
- the tolR gene encoding protein TolR translates to MAGSARSSMRGSRSRRAMADINVVPYIDVMLVLLVIFMVTAPLVAPSIVNLPTVGGAAPQQQTPPVVVNIKADGNMNVKYKDDAGATQQETMTQADLRSFVTDREASHPDQPVVIAADKTVKYEVVMNVMSDLKARGVKRVGLLVKSQ, encoded by the coding sequence ATGGCCGGTTCAGCCCGTTCCAGCATGCGCGGCAGCCGCTCGCGCCGCGCGATGGCCGACATCAACGTCGTGCCGTACATCGATGTGATGCTCGTGCTGCTCGTGATCTTCATGGTGACGGCCCCGCTCGTGGCGCCGTCGATCGTGAACCTGCCGACTGTCGGTGGCGCCGCCCCGCAGCAGCAGACGCCGCCCGTCGTCGTCAACATCAAGGCCGACGGCAACATGAACGTCAAGTACAAGGACGACGCGGGCGCGACGCAACAGGAGACGATGACGCAGGCCGATCTGCGCAGCTTCGTCACCGACCGTGAGGCGTCGCATCCCGACCAGCCCGTCGTGATCGCCGCCGACAAAACCGTCAAGTATGAAGTCGTGATGAACGTGATGTCCGACCTGAAGGCTCGTGGCGTCAAGCGCGTTGGATTGCTCGTCAAATCGCAATGA
- the nrdR gene encoding transcriptional regulator NrdR, protein MRCPFCRHDDTQVVDSRVSEDGAAIRRRRRCPACDKRFTTYERVELALPSVVKKDGSRTEFDRRKIVASMQLALRKRPVAADAIDAAASRIEYQLLGSGEREVRSERLGELVMNELRALDTIAYVRFASVYRRFEDVSEFEDVIEEFRRMNAPAVPAKPSRKR, encoded by the coding sequence ATGCGCTGCCCCTTCTGCCGGCATGACGATACACAGGTCGTCGACTCGCGTGTGTCCGAGGACGGCGCCGCGATCCGGCGCCGCCGGCGCTGCCCGGCCTGCGACAAGCGTTTCACGACGTACGAGCGGGTCGAGCTGGCGTTGCCCTCGGTCGTCAAGAAGGATGGCAGCCGCACGGAGTTCGATCGCCGCAAGATCGTGGCGAGCATGCAACTGGCGCTGCGCAAGCGTCCAGTTGCCGCCGACGCCATCGACGCCGCCGCGTCGCGCATCGAGTATCAGTTGCTCGGCAGCGGCGAGCGCGAAGTACGCAGCGAGCGTCTGGGCGAGCTCGTGATGAACGAACTGCGCGCCTTGGACACCATCGCGTACGTGCGCTTTGCTTCCGTGTACCGGCGTTTCGAAGACGTCTCCGAGTTCGAGGACGTCATTGAAGAGTTTCGCCGGATGAACGCTCCGGCTGTGCCCGCGAAGCCTTCCCGCAAGCGCTGA
- the ybgC gene encoding tol-pal system-associated acyl-CoA thioesterase, producing MRAMNMSDSQSGAEIGFIWPIRVYYEDTDAGGIVFYANYLKFFERARTEWLRACGVDQRKLAEESGALFVVRSTALDYRAPARLDDMLRIVSRIERLGRASVDFAQEAWRDDTLLATGTIRVGCVDSQSMKPAAIPPPVHAALRREPGPSVSTTSI from the coding sequence ATGCGCGCCATGAATATGTCTGACAGTCAGTCCGGCGCGGAAATCGGCTTTATCTGGCCGATTCGCGTGTATTACGAAGACACCGATGCCGGCGGCATCGTGTTTTACGCGAACTACCTGAAATTTTTCGAGCGCGCGCGCACCGAATGGCTGCGCGCGTGCGGCGTCGATCAACGCAAACTGGCCGAAGAATCGGGCGCGCTCTTTGTCGTGCGCAGCACCGCGCTCGACTATCGCGCGCCTGCCCGGCTCGACGACATGCTGCGCATCGTCAGCCGGATCGAGCGGCTCGGCCGCGCATCGGTGGATTTCGCTCAGGAAGCCTGGCGCGACGATACGCTGCTGGCGACGGGCACGATCCGCGTCGGCTGTGTCGACTCGCAATCGATGAAGCCGGCCGCCATTCCTCCGCCGGTTCACGCCGCGTTACGGCGCGAACCGGGCCCCAGCGTGTCAACGACGAGTATTTGA
- the glyA gene encoding serine hydroxymethyltransferase yields MFDKAQSTIANVDPEIWKAIQDEDRRQEEHIELIASENYTSPAVMAAQGSQLTNKYAEGYPGKRYYGGCEYVDVVEQLAIDRVKQLFGAEAANVQPNSGSQANQGVFFAMLKPGDTIMGMSLAHGGHLTHGSPVNMSGKWFNVVSYGLNEAEDIDYDAAEKLAQEHKPKIIVAGASAFALRIDFERLSKIAKSVGAYLMVDMAHYAGLIAAGVYPNPVPFADFVTTTTHKSLRGPRGGVILMKAEFEKQINSAIFPGIQGGPLMHVIAGKAVAFKEALAPEFKEYQQHVVDNARVLAETLVKRGLRIVSGRTESHVMLVDLRAKKITGKAAEAALGAAHITVNKNAIPNDPEKPFVTSGIRLGSPAMTTRGFGTKEAEQVGNLIADVLDNPEDTATIERVRAQVAELTQRFPVYR; encoded by the coding sequence ATGTTTGACAAAGCCCAAAGCACCATCGCCAATGTCGATCCGGAAATCTGGAAGGCAATCCAGGACGAAGACCGCCGTCAGGAAGAGCACATCGAACTGATCGCGTCGGAAAACTACACGAGCCCGGCCGTGATGGCCGCACAGGGCTCGCAGCTCACCAACAAGTACGCCGAAGGCTACCCGGGCAAGCGCTACTACGGCGGCTGCGAATACGTCGACGTCGTCGAACAACTGGCGATCGACCGCGTGAAGCAGCTGTTCGGCGCCGAAGCCGCGAATGTCCAGCCGAACTCGGGTTCGCAGGCCAACCAGGGCGTGTTCTTCGCGATGCTCAAGCCGGGCGACACGATCATGGGCATGAGCCTCGCGCACGGCGGCCATTTGACGCACGGCTCGCCCGTCAACATGTCGGGCAAGTGGTTCAACGTCGTCAGCTACGGTCTGAACGAAGCCGAAGACATCGATTACGACGCAGCTGAAAAGCTCGCTCAGGAGCACAAGCCGAAGATCATCGTCGCGGGTGCCTCGGCGTTTGCGCTGCGTATCGACTTCGAGCGTCTGTCGAAGATCGCGAAATCGGTTGGCGCGTACCTGATGGTCGACATGGCGCACTACGCCGGTCTGATCGCAGCGGGCGTGTACCCGAACCCGGTGCCGTTCGCCGACTTCGTCACGACGACCACGCACAAGAGCCTGCGCGGCCCGCGCGGCGGCGTGATCCTGATGAAGGCGGAGTTCGAGAAGCAGATCAACTCGGCCATTTTCCCGGGCATCCAGGGCGGTCCGCTGATGCACGTGATCGCGGGCAAGGCTGTCGCGTTCAAGGAAGCACTTGCGCCGGAATTCAAGGAATACCAGCAACATGTGGTCGACAACGCGCGCGTGCTGGCTGAAACGCTCGTCAAGCGCGGCCTGCGCATCGTGTCGGGCCGCACGGAAAGCCACGTGATGCTGGTCGACCTGCGCGCGAAGAAGATCACGGGCAAGGCAGCGGAAGCGGCACTGGGCGCGGCGCACATCACCGTGAACAAGAACGCGATTCCGAACGACCCGGAAAAGCCGTTCGTGACGAGCGGCATCCGCCTCGGTTCGCCCGCCATGACGACCCGCGGCTTCGGCACGAAGGAAGCCGAGCAGGTCGGCAACCTGATCGCCGACGTGCTGGACAACCCGGAAGACACGGCCACGATCGAGCGCGTGCGCGCGCAGGTCGCCGAGTTGACCCAACGCTTCCCGGTCTACCGCTAA
- the tolQ gene encoding protein TolQ — protein sequence MNTTQDLSIISLVLNASLLAQAVMALLLLLSLMSWTFIFRKWFAIRRARAQTERFERDFWSGGDLQALYQSAANNRHTIGALERIFESGMREFLKGKEKRLNDPGAILDGARRAMRAAFQREMDVLEANLAFLASVGSVSPYIGLFGTVWGIMNAFRGLANVQQATLANVAPGIAEALTATAIGLFAAIPAVVAYNRYAHDIDRLAIRFETFIEEFSNILQRQAH from the coding sequence ATGAACACTACACAAGATCTGTCGATCATTTCCCTCGTTCTCAACGCGAGCCTGCTGGCGCAGGCAGTGATGGCGCTGCTGTTGCTGCTGTCGCTGATGTCGTGGACTTTCATCTTCCGCAAGTGGTTTGCGATTCGCCGCGCGCGGGCGCAGACTGAACGCTTCGAACGCGATTTCTGGTCGGGCGGCGACCTGCAGGCGCTGTATCAGAGCGCCGCGAACAACCGTCACACGATCGGCGCGCTCGAACGTATTTTCGAGTCGGGCATGCGTGAGTTCTTGAAGGGCAAGGAAAAGCGTCTCAACGATCCGGGCGCGATTCTCGACGGCGCGCGCCGTGCCATGCGCGCCGCGTTCCAGCGCGAAATGGACGTGCTCGAAGCCAATCTCGCGTTCCTCGCATCGGTCGGCTCGGTCAGCCCGTACATCGGTCTGTTCGGCACGGTGTGGGGCATCATGAACGCGTTCCGCGGCCTCGCGAACGTCCAGCAGGCCACCCTCGCGAACGTCGCGCCGGGCATCGCCGAAGCGCTGACGGCAACGGCTATCGGCCTGTTCGCCGCGATCCCCGCCGTGGTCGCCTACAACCGCTACGCGCACGATATCGACCGCCTCGCGATCCGCTTCGAAACCTTCATCGAAGAGTTCTCGAACATCCTGCAACGTCAGGCCCATTAA